A part of Maridesulfovibrio hydrothermalis AM13 = DSM 14728 genomic DNA contains:
- a CDS encoding DUF3100 domain-containing protein — protein sequence MNDAVKNVKLHLVVLGLVVVSELIGIVTFNVGPGKLVLLPMLYAMFMGIFLGPKFLKVIKEKEMVQASTLVGLTLLLLMARYGTLVGPKFYDILKAGPALILQEFGNIATLFVGIPIAMYLGLKREAVGAAHSIAREPNVALIGDIYGLDSAEGRGVMGVYICGTVFGTIFFGLMASFLAAFEVFHPYALAMASGVGSASMMTAAVGSLSAAYPAMAEQIQAFGVASNTLSGIDGVYMSLIIALPISNKLYAYLYKLKFKTSPEAL from the coding sequence ATGAATGATGCTGTGAAGAACGTGAAACTTCATCTGGTCGTTTTGGGGCTGGTTGTTGTCTCTGAGCTTATCGGAATCGTAACTTTTAATGTGGGGCCGGGCAAGCTGGTGCTGCTGCCTATGCTTTATGCTATGTTCATGGGTATTTTTCTGGGGCCTAAGTTCCTTAAGGTCATTAAAGAGAAGGAAATGGTTCAGGCCAGTACTCTTGTCGGTCTGACTTTACTGCTGCTTATGGCGAGATACGGAACCTTGGTCGGTCCTAAATTCTATGACATTCTCAAAGCCGGACCTGCTCTGATTCTTCAAGAATTTGGTAATATCGCGACATTATTTGTAGGTATTCCCATCGCAATGTATCTTGGCCTCAAGCGTGAAGCTGTAGGAGCTGCCCACTCAATTGCCCGTGAGCCAAACGTTGCTCTGATCGGCGATATCTACGGTCTTGATTCTGCCGAAGGGCGCGGTGTAATGGGCGTTTACATTTGCGGAACCGTTTTCGGTACTATCTTTTTCGGACTTATGGCTTCTTTTCTGGCAGCTTTTGAAGTCTTCCATCCCTATGCGCTGGCAATGGCTTCCGGTGTAGGCAGTGCTAGTATGATGACCGCGGCTGTTGGTAGTCTCAGTGCTGCATATCCTGCAATGGCTGAACAGATTCAGGCATTCGGTGTGGCAAGTAACACTTTGTCCGGTATTGACGGCGTTTACATGTCCCTGATCATTGCTCTGCCCATATCCAACAAACTTTATGCATACCTTTACAAGTTAAAATTCAAGACAAGTCCGGAGGCCTTATAA